The sequence GCTGGAGCCTGCTGCGGTGCAGCCTGTTGCTGCTGACCATAACCACTCTGCTGAGGTGCTTGCTGTGATGCCTGCTGCTGACCACCTTGATAGTTAGATTGCTGCTGCGGAGCCTGCTGACGCTGTTGAGGCGCCTGCTGTTGTCCATAACCACCAGACTGTTGCTGCTGACCCTGCTGCTGACCATAGCCACCTTGCTGTCCGCCACCTTGACCACGGCTATCGAGCATCTGCATCTCGTTAGCATTGATCTCAGTCTTATAACGGTCTTGACCGGTAGACTGATCTTGCCACTTACTGGTCTGCAGTTTGCCTTCGATATAGACTTTTGAACCTTTCTTCAGGTACTCGCCAGCAACTTCAGCCAAGCGACGGTACATGACGATATTGTGCCATTCGGTGCGCTCTTGTTGTTGACCCTGTTGGTCTTTCCAA is a genomic window of Shewanella psychrophila containing:
- a CDS encoding single-stranded DNA-binding protein, which codes for MASRGVNKVILVGNLGKDPEVRYMPNGNAVANFTVATSESWKDQQGQQQERTEWHNIVMYRRLAEVAGEYLKKGSKVYIEGKLQTSKWQDQSTGQDRYKTEINANEMQMLDSRGQGGGQQGGYGQQQGQQQQSGGYGQQQAPQQRQQAPQQQSNYQGGQQQASQQAPQQSGYGQQQQAAPQQAPAYAPKPQQGAQQAPQQAAPKAAPQQRPAPQPQQAAPQQNFTPDLDDGWDDDIPF